AACTTGTAAAAGTCCTTATCCCCACCTAAGAAGTTTCCTGCCAACTGAGTGGTTAATTTAAAGTAATCCCCTTTATGGGGTAAGAACTTATTATCCCTTAAGTCCCTTGAAACAAAAAAGGTTGACATTCCTATTGTTTCCGTTCCTTCCTCATCCTTGACAATTTCAGGGGCATCCTCATCGATATCCGTAATCTTGTCCCTCTCTATCAGGTATCCCAATCCTACCTTCCAGTCCTCCCACAGTCTCCTACTTACGAGAGCTGAAACACCTGTCTTTTTCGAAGTGTACGTAAAGTACTCATACCTATTGTTGTAAGCACTCGTAGAGAGAGTCTGCGGTCTATCCAGCCACCACCTGTGGTTGTAGTTGATGTAGAAGTCCAAAACCCTTGAACCAAACTGTAGGTTAACAGAGCCTGAGTCTCCCGTTCCAAAGAGGTTACCCTTTGAAACACTTACCATTCCAACAAGCTTTGAAACAGAACTGTAACCTGCTCCTACTGAAAATACTCCCGTCAATCTCTCCTTAACATTAACTTTTACATCAACTTTGTTGCTCCCTCCTACTACTTTTGGCTTAACATCAACATTTTCAAAATATCCTGTATTGAACAGTCTCCTAATAGACCTTTCAAGGCGTACCGTGTTGAATATCCCAGTTTCGTAGAGGTCCAACTCTCTTCTTATTGTTCTGTCTCTCGTTGCAACGTTACCGGTTATGTTAATCCACCTAACGTAGGCTCTTTCTCCTTCATATATGTAAAAAGTGACATCTGCCGTATGTTTTTCCCTGTTGAGGGAAACCTCTGGAGATACATTTGCAAATATAAAGCCAATCTCTCCGTACTTTCTAACGATTTTCCTTTTTAGTTTCTCAATCTCCTTCTGGTTGTACCTCTTACCGGGGCGAATTCTCTTATCCAACTTTAGAAAGTCCTTTGAGGAGAACAGTTTGTTTCCAACAAACCTGATTCTGCCAAACCTGTAAGGCTTTCCCTCTCTAAGTATCCTGTAAACTACCTTGTAGCAGGAGTTACCCATACTGACGACTTCTGGTTCTCCTATCTCAACGTCCAAGTATCCCCTTTCCTTGTAGAGCTCCTCTATCCTCTTAACGTCCTCCTCAAGGTTTTCCCTTGAAAGGGGTGCATTAAACCTCAAGTGGAGAATGGATTTCTCCTTTGTTAGAAGGACATCTTTTATATCACCGGAGCTAATCTTTTTATTTCCCTTAATTTCTATCTCACATACGTTTGCTTTCCTTCCTTCGTTTATAATAAACGTAACAACAGCCCTTGTGGGAGAAATCCTGTCTATTGTATAGTAGACCTCAGTTCCGGGGAAACCTTTCTTGAGGTAAATCTCCTGGATTTTCTCCTTTAGAGTATCCAAGTACTTGTAATCAAGAGGCTTTTTAAGTTTAGTCTCCTCTCCCTCTTCAGTTACAAGTCCCAGTTCTTCCTTCAGTTTTTTACTCGATATGGACGAGTTTCCCTTGAATACAATATCCGTGATAATGGGTTTCTCCTTGACAAAGTATCTTAAGATAAGTCCCCTCTTTCCTTCCTTTACATCGACAGATATGTTTTCAAAATACCCCAATTTAAAGAGTCTCTTTATGTCTTCGGATACTGCTTTAGGGGAAAATTCCCTTCCAGGTTTTTCAGATATGTAGTAAAGAATCGTACTTTTGGGAACGGATTCATTACCTATAATTTCAACTTTTTCTATAATTTTTTCCTTCTCTGTAGCTTGAGAATATCCGGAAAAGGCAGTGATTAACGTTAAAAACAGTACTATGATTAGCCTCAATTCCACCCCCGATTCTAATCGTCGGTGCTAATAATACCACACCTCCTTGGCAGAATAATAGAAAAGCAAGAGCCCTTTCCCTCTTCACTTTCAACCCTTACCTTTCCCCCTAACTTTTCTACGGCTAATTTAACGATTGATAGACCTAATCCCGTTCCTCCCATTTTCCTTGACCTTGACTTCTCTACTCTGTAGAACCTCTCAAATATGAAGGGAATGTGTGACTTTGGAATTCCAACGCCGGTATCACACACTCTCACTTCATCCTCATTCTGGTGTTTTATGTAGGTTATTTCAACCCTTCCCCCATCTCTGTTGTACTTTACTGCATTGTCTATTAAATTCTTGAGTGCTGCATGGAGGAGTTTTCTGTCTGCACAAACCTCAGTATTTTCATCAACGTTGACAGAAAATGTTATACCTCTTTTCTCAGCTATTTCCATTAGATGGCTTGTAATACTGTTTATAATTGGTAAAAGTTTCAATTTTTTCGGCTTTAACGTTAAATTTGTGCTTTCAAGGAGGGAAAGGGTTATAAGGTCTTCGATTAACTGTTCCATGTATTCTATCCTCTCCTGAGCTTTTTTTATGTATTTAATCGCCCTTTCGTTTCTTCTACAAACATCCTCTAAAGTTTCTAAGGATATCTTAAGTGCTGCAAGTGGGGTTTTAAGCTCATGAGAAGCATTAGCTATGAAGTTCTTCTTTAAGTTTTCGTACTTTCTCATCGGTGTCTGGTCAATTAGGAGGAGAACTTTTTCATCGAGGTCTGAACCAAAAATAACTTGAACGTATCTATCGTTAATTTTCTTATCGTTCCATACTCTGTAACTTTCGTTGAAGGCCTCGTTTATCAGTGATACTACGTCGAAATTTTTTATTACCTGGTAAAAAAATTTGCCTGTATCGTTCTCATCTATTCCAAGGAGTTCCCTTGCAAACCTGTTTGTAAATACGATTCTTCCGTAAGGGTCCATAATAACAATTCCTTCCTTTATAAGGCTGAGAGCTCTACCAAGTAACTTTGACCTATCTATGTATTGAGCTTTTTTTTCCTTTTTCTTTTCCTCTCTAACCCTGAAAAGGACTTCTTCCCTCTTTCTCTTTTCCCTAACGGCAATTCCCATGAAAATTACCATGAGAAAAAAGGAAAAGAGAAAAAGCGCTAAAAAGAGCCCACTCAATACCTCTGTTTGTTATCGTCTAAAGAATAGTTTATCATTAACTTAAAAATTTTCCTTATTTTGGGAGGAATTATGGCTGTTAGAGTAGCAATTAACGGTTTTGGAAGAATTGGGAGAAGTTTCTACAGAATCGTTCACAACGACCCTGAAATTGAGGTAGTTGCAATCAACGATTTGACAGACGCTCCTACCCTTGCACACCTCTTAAAGTACGACTCTGTCCACGGCAAGTTTGAGGCCGAGGTTACGTGCGATGGAGATGAGCTTGTTATAGATGGAAGGAGAATAAAAGTCCACGCAGACCCGAATCCCGAGGAGCTTCCATGGAAAGATTTAGAAGTTGATGTTGTTTTAGAGGCCACGGGAAGGTTCAGGGATAGGGAAGGAGCGGGAAAGCACCTCAAGGCTGGTGCTAAGAGAGTTGTAATTTCAGCCCCGGGGAAAAATCCCGATGCTACCTTTGTTATGGGTGTTAACCATAGGGAGTACGACCCTGAAAAGCACAGAATCGTCTCAAACGCCTCCTGTACAACAAACTGTCTCGCACCTATTGCAAAGGTTCTACTTGAAAATTTTGGAATAGTTTCCGGATTCCTAACTACTGTACACGCCTACACGATGGACCAGAGACTCTTAGATGCTCCCCATAGGGATTTAAGGAGGGCAAGGGCAGCGGCCGTTTCAATGGTTCCAACAACAACAGGAGCAGCAAAAGCTGTAGGTCTTGTTATTCCAGAACTTAAGGGGAAATTTAACGGAATTTCCATAAGGGTTCCAACTCCTGACGTTTCTCTTGTGGATTTTGTGTGCGTTTTAGAGAGGGAAACGACGATTGAGGAGGTGAACGGAGCTCTTAAAGCTGCTTCAGAAAATGAGCTAAAGGGAATTCTTGCCTACTCTGAGGAACCTTTGGTCTCAATTGACTACCTTGGGAATCCCCACTCATCAATTGTTGATGGACTATCAACGGACGTTATAAATGGAAACTTGGTAAAGGTAATTGCCTGGTACGACAACGAATGGGGATATTCAAATAGACTTGCAGATTTGATTAAGTACATGGCTAACGTTGGAGTTTAAGGGGGAAAATTCCCCCTTTTAAATAACGTTTAAAAATAAAGTTTTTCCACAAGGTTTCCCTTGCTATCTTCCACTTCCTTATGATTGGGTCTTCATTCCTATGTTTCATTGGCAGATAATGAATAATCCTATCCATTACAGGAACAGCAATACCACCTAAGGAACTCTTTTTAACAAGGTAACTGTTTGGAGCAACAACAGATACTCCAAAAACAATTAAAGAGCATATAAGAATTCCTCTAAAAATTCCAAATAAGAAACCTAAGATGTGATTGATAAATCCCAAGTTCGTTTTATTTACCAGTCTATTTACAGAAAATGCAATGTACTTTGTAATTAAAAATAGGATAAGAAAGATAAGTAATCCCGATACAAATACCTCTCCTGTTTGAGGTTGGGATTCTGAAACTATAAATTTCGCTACCGGATGAGCGAAAAGGTATGAAATGTAGATATCTAAAATAATTCCAGCTATTGAGATAATTTCCTCAATAAATCCCTTGTTAAATCCCCTTACAAAGTTCCATCCTAAAGTAACAATTATTAACCCGTCAAGGACGTTAAGAGGTGTTAAGTCCATTCTACCTCCAGGCTGAGATCTATCCACCTTGCAGCCGTTACGATTTTACTCGTTGAAACGAAATCCACAGGTAAATTCCTGATTTTTGGAAGCCTATCTATCGTTATTCCACCTGAGAGCTCTATTCTTACTTCCTCCTTCTTCTCCTTTATCCTTTTTACACCTTTCTCAACGTCCTCATCCCTCCAATTGTCAAGCATAACTATATCAACGAGCTCAATGACCTTTATTAAATCCTCTATCTGCTCCATATTTTCAACTTCCACCTCAATCTTTGTAGTTACAGGAATGTTTTTAGAAATTTCCCTTACAGCCCTTTCGATACTTCCAAATGCCTTAATGTGATTGTCCTTTACCATAACTGCATCGTAAAGGCCAAACCTGTGGTTGAGAGCTCCTCCAACCTTAGTTGCATACTTTTCAAGAACCCTTAGTCCTGGGGTTGTCTTCCTCGTATCAAGAAGCTTAATCTTTGAACCCTTTAACCCATCTACATACTTCCTTGTCTCGGTAGCTATTCCTGAAAGCCTTTGAACAATGTTTAAGGACGTTCTTTCTCCCGTTAGAATTACCTTTAAGTTTCCCTCCATCTCACAGATAACGTCACCCTTCTTAAAGGGTTTTCCCTCCTCAATGTACCAATTAAAAGAGATTTCCTTAGATAGAACCCTGTAAACCATTTCGAAAAATGGAGCCCCGCAGAAAATTCCGCCTTCCTTAGCTATTAGACAGGCCTTACCTGAAATGTCTGAAAGGGAGGAGGTGGTAATGTCTCCCAAGTAACCTAAATCCTCGTTTAAAAAGTTTAGAATTAAGTTTTTAACGTAGAGCTCATTCATTAAAACCCTCCGGAGGAAGTATGGTAAATATACCCAATATAATAACCTTAATCAGAATATTTTTAGTTCCGGTATTCATCATGTCCGTATTCTACGGAAAATTTAAAGAAGCTTTAAGTATTTTCTTCTTCGCAGCCTTAAGCGATGCACTGGATGGATTTTTAGCGAGAAAGTTCAACAAGGTAACAATGTTGGGAGTAATATTGGACCCCCTTGCCGACAAGGCACTTATAGATTCCGGCTATTTCCTTCTCTCCTACACGGGAAAGTACATTCCTATCTGGCTAACAGTTATAGTTTTAAGTAGGGACGTTTTAATACTAATGGGAAGCTGGATTCTTTCAATCTTTAACAAAATGGATAGGATTAAGCCTACCTATTTAGGAAAGGCTACTGCATTTCTGCAGTTCTTCACACTTCTTGCAACCCTTCTAAAACTCAACTGTGGTTTTCCAAATGGTAGTATTTTAGGTGTACTGTTTTTTACCACTGCAATTTTTACAGTTGCTTCAGCTCTCCAATATACCTATAGGGGGATTAAGGAGCTAAACGGTGCGTAACTATCTTACCGAAATTTATCTTACATCAACGGTAATTCTCCTTCTAATTTTACTATTTCTGTTCGAACCGGCCCTCTTGCCATTCTTCATCGCTTCTGCAGTAGCCTACGTGTTCTATCCGGTTTTCCTCTTCTTTAACAATTTAACGGGAAATAGAAGGAGATTCTCAGCGTTTTTGACTTTACTCACAATGTTTTTAGTCCTTTCCTTTGCACTGTTTATTCTGATTCCATCGATAATTGAGCAGATTCAGAGTTTCCTAAATTTCCTCCCAATCCTGTTTGAAAAATTGGATTCATTCTTTATTAAATTTTTCGGCAAGCATTTCCCACTTCTACACCCGTTCAAACTTACAACATTGAAGGAAATAATCAACGAAATTTATCAGAAATTTGGAACTATTCCAATAGCAAACCTAATTTCAAAACTCTTTTCTGGATTTTTTTCTGCAATATCAATTATTATTAATCTGATTGTTATTCCGTTCCTCACCTACTACCTTCTCATAAATTCCAGAAAAATTGTTAGAATTTATCTGTTAATCGCTCCCTGTTCAATTCAGAAGGAGTTAAAACTACTCCTCCAGAAAGTCCACAGCTCCCTTTCAAGCTATCTAATAGGCCAGATGGCAGTTGCCCTCTTTGTCGGTCTCTACATTGCAATAGGACTCCTTTTTGTCGGTATCAAGTACTCACTGCTCATTGGCTTTGTTGCAGGAGTCCTCAACATGATACCTTACGTGGGTTTCTTTTCAGGCCTTGTACCATCACTACTCCTGGCTATCTTTGACAACGGAACACTTGAAGCAGTGATTGGAGTTCTTACAGTCTTTTTAACGGAGGTGGGGCTCGAAAATCTCATATATCCGTTAATTATGAGCAGAACAACGGGAGTCAACCCTATACTCATCCTACTCTCCATATTCTTGGGAGGTTACTTAGGCGGTCTTTTAGGTATTGTAATTGGAGTTCCCTTAGCTGTTATTTTGGTTCCCATTTTTGAAAGCTTTATAGAAAAGAAGGAGAGGTTAAAGAGTGCTTGTGGGAGTAACGGGTAACATCGGTTCCGGGAAGTCAACTCTATGTAAATTTTTAGAACTTGAGGGCTTTCCTGTATTTTATGCAGACATCATCGGAAAGAGGGCCTTATACAGAGTGAAGGAAAAACTGTTAGAAACCTTTGGTAGTGAAATTTTCAAAGAAAAAGGGGAGATTGATACTAAAAAGATTTCAAGTATCGTATTCTCCTCACCGAAAAAGTTGAAAACTCTTACAGAAATAACACACCCGTTGATAAAAGAGGAAATATTGAGAATAAGGGACGAGTTTTCTGACGAGGTTGTATTTGTTGAAGCTGCAGTTCTAATAGAGGCAGGCTGGATGGATATCTGCGATAAAATTGTTTTGGTTTTTGCATACAGAGGACAGAGAATTCTAAGGGCTTCGAGGAAGTTTGGCTTAAGGGAAACTTTAAGGAGGGATTCCCTTCAAAAACCCTACAGTGAAAAGTTAAAATATGCCGACTACTTAATCTGCAATACGGGGGATTTAATCCACCTGAAGGAGCAGACAATTTCCCTACTGAAGGAGCTCCAATGAGAATTTTACTGGTGGGAGATGTTGTAGGAAGGCCGGGGAGGAGAGCTCTCCACCTCTACCTTGAGGAGAACAGGAATAAGTTTGACGTATGTATAGCAAACGGTGAAAACGCAGCAGGGGGATTTGGGTTAACAGAGAAGATTGTCAATAAGCTACTTTCTTACGGTGTAAACGTTATAACTGGGGGAAACCACACGTTTGACAAAAAGGAAATTTACCAGTTCATAGATAAGTATCCGATTCTAAGACCGGCAAACTATCCTGAGGGAGCTCCGGGAAGGGGATTTCTAACCTTTGATTTTGAGGGTACAAAAATCTCAGTTATCAACCTCATGGGTAGGGTATTTATGGAGTGCCTCGATAACCCATTTAGGAAGTTCGATGAAATTTACGAGAGTAACGAAGCGGATATCGTTATTGTTGACTTTCACGGTGAAGCATCATCTGAGAAACAGGCCTTTGGGTTCTACGTGGATGGGAAGGCAACTGCCGTATTTGGAACCCATACACACGTTCAGACCTCAGACCTGAGAAGGTTACCCTCAGGCACCCTATACATAACGGATGCCGGAATGTGCGGAGCTCTCAACTCAGTAATAGGGATAGAACCTAAAGAGGGAATAGAGAGGTTTGTTAAACAGTTACCTGTAAGGTTCAAAGTTCCAGAGAAGGCTGAACTCATTCAGTTCTGCGGTGTTCTCTTTGAAGTCGACGACAGATTCAGAGTAGTTAGGTATGAGAGAATTTACGAAATATACGAGAGGAGAGAGGATGGCAGTTATACTAGACGGGAAAGCCCTATCTAAAAAGATAAGAAACTCTTTGAAGAATGAGGTTAAGGAACTGAAGGAAAAATTTGGAAGACCTCCCTCTTTAGCAGTTGTACTGGTTGGAAACAACCCTGCAAGTGAAATTTACGTGAGGAACAAGATAAAGGCCTGCAGTGAAGTGGGGATAGATTCCATAGACAGAAGGCTTCCCGAGACGGTAACACAGGAGGAGCTTAACTCCATTGTAAAGGAGCTGAACGAAGACCCCAACGTTGATGGAATAATCGTTCAACTTCCACTTCCCAACGGTCTGTCCTGCAGGGAGGTTGTCAACTACATATCACCTGAGAAGGACGTTGATGGCTTCCACCCCGTTAATGTTGGAAAGTGTACTTTGGGGCTGTACGACCAGGGACTAATGCCGTGCACTCCTGCAGGCGTTATGAAGTTTTTTGAGGAGTACAATATCCCACTACAGGGAAAGAACGCAGTAATGGTTGGTCACAGTAACATAGTCGGAAAACCCCTTGCAAATATGCTGATAAATGCAAATGCAACGGTTTCTGTCTGCCACGTCTATACTAAGGACCTTTCCCACTACACAAGGTACGCAGACGTACTCTGCGTTGCTACAGGTGTTCCAGGCCTAATAAAGGCAGACATGGTTAAGGAGGGAGCTGTAGTCATTGATATAGGAATCAGCAGGGTAAATGGTAAGATTGTTGGTGATGTCGATTTTGAGGGTGTAAAGGAGAAGGTCTCAGCAATAACTCCAGTTCCTGGAGGAGTAGGACCTATGACGATTACGATGCTCCTTTACAATACGGTAAAAGCCTTTAAGATGAGGAACGGTATTTGAAGGTAATCCCCTACGTTGATAACGAAAAGTGTATCGGTTGTAAAATCTGTGAGGAGGTTTGTCCTCACGGAGTATTTGTCATGAGTGAGAGCAAGGCAGTGGTTATGTATCCCGAAAGGTGTAACGGTTGTGGTCTCTGTGTGGAGAACTGTCCTGTCGATGCCATAACGTTGAAGTGGACAGACCTGTAGAAGGAGAGAAAAATGATTTTTCTACTTAAGTCCATTTATCTTTACTCAATTTCTCTGTGGGTAGGAGCTCTCTTCTTCTTTACTGCAGTTGGAGCTCCATTGGCATTTAGAGTACTTCCCAAGGAGGAGGCTGGAAAGTACACAGGAGCCGTCTTTCCGAAGTACTTCTCCTTAGGATACATTTTTGGAATTTTAGCCCTCCTCTCGTTCTACCTTTTGGTCAGGGAAAATTTAGGAGTTGTTTCTTCAGTAAACCTACTAATTTTGATATTGATGAACCTGTCCAACTTTATAAACGGCCTGTTAATCGTTCCAAAGGCGGGAATTCTAAAGGCTGAGTTTTACATGACGAAGGAAAAATCCCTTTACGACAGATTTTTAAAACTCCATGCAGTTTCAATGGCCCTAAACGGAATAAATGTTATTTTAGGCCTTATGTCTGTCGGTTTAACCTCTCTCTACTTAACATTTTAGGGGAAGCAATGACTTTAAAGCAGTACTTTTACTCAGTTGTTGTAACTTCAATTGTTTTAGCCGTTTCCCTCTTTGCCCTTCAGAACTTTCAGGATGTTGAGGTTACAATTCCATTCATCGGTGTTTTTAAAACAAAGCTCTTTGTTGTTATAGTTTTCTCCTTTTTTTCCGGATTTTTAACTGCCGGATTTCTCTCACTCATATTTAAGATTTTTTCAATTCCTTCAAACATAAAACGAAAAAGGGAAAAGAACGTTGAGGATAGACCAGTTTCTAAAGGTAGCGAGAATAGTAAAGAGGAGAAGTCTGGCAAAGGAGCTCTGTGACGACGGCGTAGTTAAGGTTAACGGAGCTCCAGCCAAGCCCTCGAGGGAAGTAAAAGTAGGAGACGTTGTAGAGGTTGATACGATAAGCAGGTTTTTAAAGTTCAGAGTCCTTGAAGTTCCGATTTCAAAGTCAGTCTCAAAGAAAAAAGCCAGAGAGTTAGTAGAAGTTATCGAAGACAGAAAGAAGGATATAAGGGACATTATTGACCTTATATAGGGGTTACAGGATGGGAAGTTTTTTGGAAAGAGTCCTTGAAAATATTGAGGAGAGTCCTGAAAAGACGGCCTTTGTTAGGAAGGAAAATGGTAAATACAGGGAACTAACATTCAGGGACTTTGGGAACCAGATATCAACGTTGGAGGAGCTCCTTAGGGGAATCTCTCCTGAGGACAGGGTTGTCATCTTCATGGAGAATAGACCCGAGTGGGTATCGTCACTCTTTTCTATTCTTTTCTTAGGGGGAATTGCCGTTCCCGTTGACTACCTCCTCACTCCCGAGGAGCTCTTTAACATTTTAAAGGACTCACAGCCCAAGTACCTCATAACAAGCTCTCAAAACTTAAAGACTGCGGAGAAGGCGGTCTCAAACTTGGGCTACCACGTGAGAGTGATAAACGTTGACGATATCGAATGGAGGGAGGGGAAAATTCAGTACAGAAGGAGACGTTTGGACGAGGTAATCCTCATCCTCTACACATCCGGAACCACAGGAAACCCTAAAGGGGTTATGCTTACACTTGGAAACTTAGACCACAATATAAGGGCTGTTGAGAACTTGGGATTTTTAAGGGAGGACGACAGGTTTGTCGCAATACTTCCCTTCCACCATACGTACCCCCTCATGGCAACTGCAGTCCTGCCGGTTTCACTGAAGCTTCCACTCGTCTTTATTGAAAAGCTCACCCCAACAGACATCCTATCAACGGTAAATGAGCAGAACGTTACGATAATGGTGGGAGTTCCCAAACTCTACCAGGTGATACACCACAACATAATGGCAGAAATTAAAAAACTACCTCCGGTAAAGAGAAGGTTGATAGAGGGAGCCCTTAAGCTCTTCAGGAAGGGAGCTCCAACTTCTGTCAAAAGGAGGTTCTTCTCAAAGGTTCACGAGAGGATAGGTAGGAACTTACGGTTTATGATAAGTGGTGGAGCAAAGCTGAGCGAGGATGTCTGGAGAGACCTTGAAGCTATGGGATTTAACATTTTGGAAGGGTACGGTTTGACCGAAACCTCACCTCTGATATCTGTCAACAGGCCCGATAGGAAGAGAATAGGAACGGCAGGACCTCCTGTCGATGAGGTTGAAGTAAAGGTTACGGAGAAGGGAGAGATAATTGTAAGGGGCCCTAACGTTATGAAGGGCTACTACAACAAACCTGAGGAGACCAGAAAAGTCATAAAGGACGGCTGGTTCTACACGGGAGACCTTGGGTTTGTCGATGAGGATGGATTTATACACATAACGGGAAGGACCAAGGAAGTAATAGTCCTTGAGAGTGGCAAGAATGTGTATCCAGAGGATATAGAGATAGAGCTCCTTAAAAGTCCCTACATCTTAGAGGTGGGGGTTTTCTACTCTGATGGAAGGCTCAGAGCTCTCGTTAGGCCCGACTTTGAGCTCTTAGTTGACGAGGGCGTTTCAGACGTTAAATCCTTCATAAAAAAGGAGATAAACAGACTTTTAAGGGGATTTCAGCCCTACAAGAAGATTAAGGAGTTCAAGATTGTTGACAGGGAGCTCCCAAGGACGAGGATAGGAAAACTGAGGAGGTTTCTCCTTCCTAAAGTTTGGGAAGAGGTAGAGTGATGGAGTTTTCAAAGATTCAGGGAACGGGAAACGACTTTATCATTATCGACAACAGGGACGGCAAGTTTGATAAATTCTGCGGAGATTTCCCAGTTGATTCAGTGGTAAGAAAAGTTTGTGAGAGGAGAAGGGGAGTAGGGGCAGACGGTCTTATTCTGATTGAAAGTTCAGAAGTTGCAGACTTTAAGTGGAGGTTCTTTAACTCAGACGGCTCCGTTGCTGAAATGTGCGGAAACGGAGCAAGGTGTGCATCGAGGTTTGCCTACGAAAGGGGAATAGCTCCTGAAAGAATGAGGTTTGAAACGCTGGCCGGAATTGTTGAATCTGAGGTAAGGGGACCTTCAGTAAAGGTTAGATTAACCCCACCTACCGATTTAAAACTGAACATAAATGCGGAGGGGTTAAACGTTCATTACATAAATACGGGAGTTCCTCACGTTGTTGTACTTGTTGAAAGGTTAGACCAGATTGACGTTGAGAAGTTGGGAAGGAAACTGAGGTTCTCAGAGGTCTTCTCTCCAAAGGGTGCAAATGTCAACTTTGTTGAGGTAATGTTGGATAGGATTAGAGTAAGAACTTACGAAAGGGGAGTTGAGGGGGAGACGTTGGCCTGTGGGACAGGTTCTGTTGCATCTGCAATTGTCTCATCGCTCATCTTTAAACTTAAACCTCCCGTTGAGGTTGAAGTAGGAATGGGAGAGAGGTTAAGGGTTTACTTTGATGGTGAACTAAGGGAGGTTTTTTTGGAAGGTCCTACAGTATGGGTCTACGATGGTAAACTAAGGGAGGAGCTCCTTGGAGGAGCTTAAAAAGTTTGTTGAATTTCTCAACCTCATAGGTTACAACGAAGTTAGATTAAGAGAGAAAACTGGAGATGGGGCAATGAATCCGATTGAGGAACTTGAAAAGCTGAAGGAAGAGGCACTTAAGTGCTGTAGGTGCAGACTCTGTAAACACAGGACTCACGTAGTGTTTGGGGAGGGAGACCCTCAAACCGACCTCATGTTTGTAGGTGAGGCTCCGGGAGAACAGGAAGACCTTCAGGGAAGACCCTTTGTCGGA
The DNA window shown above is from Balnearium lithotrophicum and carries:
- the bamA gene encoding outer membrane protein assembly factor BamA, with amino-acid sequence MRLIIVLFLTLITAFSGYSQATEKEKIIEKVEIIGNESVPKSTILYYISEKPGREFSPKAVSEDIKRLFKLGYFENISVDVKEGKRGLILRYFVKEKPIITDIVFKGNSSISSKKLKEELGLVTEEGEETKLKKPLDYKYLDTLKEKIQEIYLKKGFPGTEVYYTIDRISPTRAVVTFIINEGRKANVCEIEIKGNKKISSGDIKDVLLTKEKSILHLRFNAPLSRENLEEDVKRIEELYKERGYLDVEIGEPEVVSMGNSCYKVVYRILREGKPYRFGRIRFVGNKLFSSKDFLKLDKRIRPGKRYNQKEIEKLKRKIVRKYGEIGFIFANVSPEVSLNREKHTADVTFYIYEGERAYVRWINITGNVATRDRTIRRELDLYETGIFNTVRLERSIRRLFNTGYFENVDVKPKVVGGSNKVDVKVNVKERLTGVFSVGAGYSSVSKLVGMVSVSKGNLFGTGDSGSVNLQFGSRVLDFYINYNHRWWLDRPQTLSTSAYNNRYEYFTYTSKKTGVSALVSRRLWEDWKVGLGYLIERDKITDIDEDAPEIVKDEEGTETIGMSTFFVSRDLRDNKFLPHKGDYFKLTTQLAGNFLGGDKDFYKLVGEYAYYFNFNDLPVDWELPFIASVHAKVGYADAFGNTSKLPIDYRFYVGGDTSVRGFKWGEAGPKDRNGDPEGANRELIFNFELGYDVTRMLRLIGFIDVGGGWWDEYKLGDMRKSAGIGLRVLTPMGPIRLDLGWKLDRRSGESSSEWHFGMGSYF
- a CDS encoding sensor histidine kinase, whose product is MVIFMGIAVREKRKREEVLFRVREEKKKEKKAQYIDRSKLLGRALSLIKEGIVIMDPYGRIVFTNRFARELLGIDENDTGKFFYQVIKNFDVVSLINEAFNESYRVWNDKKINDRYVQVIFGSDLDEKVLLLIDQTPMRKYENLKKNFIANASHELKTPLAALKISLETLEDVCRRNERAIKYIKKAQERIEYMEQLIEDLITLSLLESTNLTLKPKKLKLLPIINSITSHLMEIAEKRGITFSVNVDENTEVCADRKLLHAALKNLIDNAVKYNRDGGRVEITYIKHQNEDEVRVCDTGVGIPKSHIPFIFERFYRVEKSRSRKMGGTGLGLSIVKLAVEKLGGKVRVESEEGKGSCFSIILPRRCGIISTDD
- the gap gene encoding type I glyceraldehyde-3-phosphate dehydrogenase, translating into MAVRVAINGFGRIGRSFYRIVHNDPEIEVVAINDLTDAPTLAHLLKYDSVHGKFEAEVTCDGDELVIDGRRIKVHADPNPEELPWKDLEVDVVLEATGRFRDREGAGKHLKAGAKRVVISAPGKNPDATFVMGVNHREYDPEKHRIVSNASCTTNCLAPIAKVLLENFGIVSGFLTTVHAYTMDQRLLDAPHRDLRRARAAAVSMVPTTTGAAKAVGLVIPELKGKFNGISIRVPTPDVSLVDFVCVLERETTIEEVNGALKAASENELKGILAYSEEPLVSIDYLGNPHSSIVDGLSTDVINGNLVKVIAWYDNEWGYSNRLADLIKYMANVGV
- a CDS encoding CvpA family protein codes for the protein MDLTPLNVLDGLIIVTLGWNFVRGFNKGFIEEIISIAGIILDIYISYLFAHPVAKFIVSESQPQTGEVFVSGLLIFLILFLITKYIAFSVNRLVNKTNLGFINHILGFLFGIFRGILICSLIVFGVSVVAPNSYLVKKSSLGGIAVPVMDRIIHYLPMKHRNEDPIIRKWKIARETLWKNFIFKRYLKGGIFPLKLQR
- the nadC gene encoding carboxylating nicotinate-nucleotide diphosphorylase; the protein is MNELYVKNLILNFLNEDLGYLGDITTSSLSDISGKACLIAKEGGIFCGAPFFEMVYRVLSKEISFNWYIEEGKPFKKGDVICEMEGNLKVILTGERTSLNIVQRLSGIATETRKYVDGLKGSKIKLLDTRKTTPGLRVLEKYATKVGGALNHRFGLYDAVMVKDNHIKAFGSIERAVREISKNIPVTTKIEVEVENMEQIEDLIKVIELVDIVMLDNWRDEDVEKGVKRIKEKKEEVRIELSGGITIDRLPKIRNLPVDFVSTSKIVTAARWIDLSLEVEWT
- a CDS encoding CDP-alcohol phosphatidyltransferase family protein — its product is MVNIPNIITLIRIFLVPVFIMSVFYGKFKEALSIFFFAALSDALDGFLARKFNKVTMLGVILDPLADKALIDSGYFLLSYTGKYIPIWLTVIVLSRDVLILMGSWILSIFNKMDRIKPTYLGKATAFLQFFTLLATLLKLNCGFPNGSILGVLFFTTAIFTVASALQYTYRGIKELNGA
- a CDS encoding AI-2E family transporter; translated protein: MRNYLTEIYLTSTVILLLILLFLFEPALLPFFIASAVAYVFYPVFLFFNNLTGNRRRFSAFLTLLTMFLVLSFALFILIPSIIEQIQSFLNFLPILFEKLDSFFIKFFGKHFPLLHPFKLTTLKEIINEIYQKFGTIPIANLISKLFSGFFSAISIIINLIVIPFLTYYLLINSRKIVRIYLLIAPCSIQKELKLLLQKVHSSLSSYLIGQMAVALFVGLYIAIGLLFVGIKYSLLIGFVAGVLNMIPYVGFFSGLVPSLLLAIFDNGTLEAVIGVLTVFLTEVGLENLIYPLIMSRTTGVNPILILLSIFLGGYLGGLLGIVIGVPLAVILVPIFESFIEKKERLKSACGSNG